The genomic region AAAAAGGCTCAACCAGAAGTTGCGTCATAAAAAATATTCCGGGAAGATCTTTGAATATTGCCTCCCGCTCTGCATTATCAGTCCATCATCAGCGGTTATCAAGAGAGAGGTCTTTGAGGATGTGGGACTTTTCGACGAATCACTGCCCGTGTGCGAGGATTATGACATGTGGCTCCGGGTGACCGCCAGACACCCTGTGCTCTTTATAGAAAAACCCCTGATAATAAAAAGAGGCGGTCATGAGGACCAGCTTTCGAGGCGATACGATGGTATGGACAGGTTCAGGATACAGGCTATCGTAAAGATATTGAAAGACCCCTGTCTGGACGATAGTATGCGAACAAGGGCGATTGAGGAACTGAAGAGGAAATGCCGGATCTATGCCAACGGTGCAATGAGACGGGACAGGGTAGAAGAGGCGCAGTACTATCTTTCTCTTGCTGACGATCATGAATAATACCGGCTTGCAATCAACGTGATAATGAAAAATCTGAAGTGTTCCTGCGAAAAAAAAATTTATTATTTACAACCTATTTTCTCAGTGCTATTATTTAAAAAAACGTAATACAGGTAGAATATGTCTGAATTGGTACGATTCGGTGTTTCATTAGAAAAGACCTTGCTTGATAGATTTGACCGTTTTATCAAGGAGAGAAACTACACCAACCGCTCTGAGGCATTCAGGGATATGATAAGGCAGGAGCTGATAAAAAAGGAATGGGTTGAAGGCGACGATGTCGCGGGGGCTATAACGCTCATCTACGATCACCACAGGAAAGACCTGCTCAACAAGATCACAGACATTCAGCACAACCTTCAGAAACTGATTATTTCAACACAGCATATACACCTCGATCACCATAATTGCCTTGAAATCATAGCAGTGAGGGGTAATCCGTCAGAGGTGCAGAGGCTGATGGGTCTGATGAAGGCGATAAAGGGCGTAAAGCACGGGACGTTGAGCATGTCGAGCACAGGGAAAGAGATAGACTGAAGAATATTATTTTTTTGTTTCAACGTAGCACGATATATTAAATAGTAGCACAGGAGAAAATACCATGTTAAGGTTGTGGTCTGTTTTTATGGTCTCCTTTTTTATATTGTCATTGTTTTTTGTGTTGTGGGTTGCTGATGCCCGACCGGAAGAAGACAGGACAGTGGAACTCGGCGGTATTATTGTAACTGCGACGAGAACCCCGAAGGAGATATCTTCAGTGCCGGCCTCGACAAGTGTTGTTACAAAGAACGGTATTGAGAAAAATACCGCGCAGACAGTGGATAAGGTGCTGGATTCGCTCGC from Syntrophorhabdaceae bacterium harbors:
- the nikR gene encoding nickel-responsive transcriptional regulator NikR, with the translated sequence MSELVRFGVSLEKTLLDRFDRFIKERNYTNRSEAFRDMIRQELIKKEWVEGDDVAGAITLIYDHHRKDLLNKITDIQHNLQKLIISTQHIHLDHHNCLEIIAVRGNPSEVQRLMGLMKAIKGVKHGTLSMSSTGKEID
- a CDS encoding glycosyltransferase; this encodes MVSVIITTYNRRRFLREAVLSVLEQDYRDREVIVVDDGSTDSPYDEIKDLPVEYIRKENGGISSARNKGIEATRGEYIAFLDVDDLWKRDKLSTQISQMTIKGYVLSYTDEIWIRNGKRLNQKLRHKKYSGKIFEYCLPLCIISPSSAVIKREVFEDVGLFDESLPVCEDYDMWLRVTARHPVLFIEKPLIIKRGGHEDQLSRRYDGMDRFRIQAIVKILKDPCLDDSMRTRAIEELKRKCRIYANGAMRRDRVEEAQYYLSLADDHE